Proteins encoded in a region of the Tachyglossus aculeatus isolate mTacAcu1 chromosome 11, mTacAcu1.pri, whole genome shotgun sequence genome:
- the KRT10 gene encoding keratin, type I cytoskeletal 10 produces the protein MSYRLGSTKDFSSSRSGGGGRSSVKVSSTKCSSSVGGGFGFGGSSGGGFGSGVYGGGFGGSVLGGGGYGGGVCGGFGGGSYGGGGFSSGYYGGSSGGGSFGGGSFGGGSFGGGSFGGGSFGGGFGGGDGGLLSGNEKVTMQNLNDRLANYLDKVRELEESNFELERKIKEWYEKYGSSTQREPRDYSKYYQIIDDLKNKIITLTTDNANVLLQIDNARLAADDFRLKYENEVTLHQSVVADINGLRRVLDELTLTKADLEMQLESLTEELAYLKKNHEEEMKHLQNVNIGDVNVEMNAAPGIDLTELLNNMRAQYEQLAEQNRREAEAWFNEKSKELTTEINDSVEQMSSYKTEITELRRNLQALEIELQSQLALKQSLEGSLAETEGRYCVQLSQIQAQITSLEEQLQQIRAEIECQNAEYQQLLDIKTRLENEIQTYRSLLEGEGGSSGSGHGGRGGGSGGNYFGGSSGGGSSSGGGYSSSSGGGQQSSSGFKVSSSSSYSSGGGSTGESTTKGPGTRSAETSWGSNQTPVIKTIVEEVGPDGRVLSSKVESETKKHYY, from the exons ATGTCTTACCGACTGGGTTCCACCAAGGACTTTTCCTCCTCccgcagtggaggaggaggaagatcttCCGTCAAAGTCTCCAGCACCAAATGTTCTAGCTCCGTCGGAGGAGGATTTGGCTTCGGTGGAAGCTCCGGGGGTGGCTTCGGTAGCGGGGTCTATGGAGGGGGCTTCGGAGGAAGCGTGTTAGGAGGAGGCGGCTACGGCGGTGGCGTGTGTGGGGGTTTCGGTGGGGGTAGCTATGGAGGAGGCGGCTTTAGCAGCGGCTACTATGGAGGGAGCTCTGGCGGTGGCAGTTTTGGTGGGGGCAGCTTTGGTGGGGGCAGCTTTGGTGGGGGCAGCTTTGGTGGGGGCAGCTTTGGCGGAGGATTCGGCGGGGGCGACGGTGGCCTTCTCTCCGGCAACGAGAAGGTGACCATGCAGAACCTAAACGACCGCCTGGCCAACTACCTGGACAAAGTCCGGGAGCTGGAGGAGTCCAATTTTGAGCTGGAACGGAAAATTAAGGAATGGTATGAGAAATATGGTTCTTCTACTCAGAGAGAACCCCGTGACTACAGTAAATATTACCAAATCATTGACGATCTTAAAAACAAG ATCATTACTCTAACTACCGACAATGCCAACGTCCTGCTCCAGATTGACAATGCCAGGCTGGCCGCCGATGATTTCCGACTGAA GTATGAAAATGAAGTGACCCTGCACCAGAGTGTGGTGGCCGACATCAATGGACTGCGTCGGGTGCTGGACGAGCTGACCCTGACCAAGGCTGACCTGGAGATGCAGCTCGAGAGCCTGACTGAGGAACTGGCCTACCTCAAGAAGAACCACGAGGAG GAAATGAAGCACTTGCAGAACGTAAACATAGGCGATGTGAACGTGGAGATGAACGCCGCCCCGGGGATTGACCTGACCGAGCTGCTGAACAACATGAGAGCCCAGTACGAACAACTGGCCGAGCAGAACCGCAGAGAAGCCGAAGCCTGGTTCAACGAGAAG AGCAAGGAGCTGACCACCGAGATCAATGATTCTGTGGAGCAGATGTCTAGCTACAAGACGGAGATCACTGAATTGAGACGCAACCTTCAGGCCCTGGAGATTGAACTCCAGTCCCAGCTGGCCCTG AAACAATCCCTGGAAGGCTCCCTGGCAGAGACGGAAGGTCGCTACTGTGTGCAGCTGTCCCAAATTCAGGCCCAGATCACCTCTCTGGAGGAACAGTTACAGCAGATCCGTGCCGAAATCGAATGCCAGAATGCAGAGTACCAACAACTCCTGGATATCAAGACCCGGCTGGAGAATGAAATTCAGACCTACCGTAGCCTgctagaaggagagggagg CTCTAGCGGAAGTGGACACGGTGGGCGAGGTGGGGGCTCTGGAGGAAACTACTTTGGAGGCAGCTCTGGAGGAGGAAGCAGTTCCGGCGGAGGATACTCAAGCAGCTCTGGAGGTGGCCAACAGAGCAGCTCAGGATTCAAAGTTTCAAGCTCATCATCCTATAGCTCTGGAGGTGGGAGCACTGGAGAATCAACAACCAAGGGCCCTGGAACAAGGTCAGCAGAAACTAGCTGGG GTTCTAACCAAACTCCAGTCATCAAAACAATCGTTGAAGAGGTGGGCCCTGATGGTAGAGTGCTTTCATCTAAGGTTGAATCTGAAACCAAGAAACACTACTATTAA